A single region of the Nisaea sediminum genome encodes:
- a CDS encoding exodeoxyribonuclease VII small subunit, whose amino-acid sequence MSENTSAEIGALSFEQALEQLEAIVGKLESGSGTLDDAINAYARGAELKAHCQKKLDEARMKVEKIRRPDGDGALSAEPFDS is encoded by the coding sequence TTGAGCGAAAACACATCCGCAGAAATCGGTGCCCTCAGCTTCGAGCAAGCGCTGGAACAGCTTGAAGCGATCGTCGGCAAGCTCGAATCCGGCAGCGGTACCCTGGATGATGCCATCAATGCCTATGCGCGCGGAGCGGAACTCAAGGCCCATTGTCAGAAGAAGCTGGACGAAGCGCGCATGAAGGTTGAAAAGATCCGGCGCCCGGACGGCGATGGCGCTCTTTCCGCCGAACCGTTCGACAGCTGA